The nucleotide sequence GAAGAGAGGCCCTCTAGCGAACTTACAAGTTAATTTAGAGATGGGAGTGTCACGGACCTACATATGCCACTTAAATGTGTCGAAACAGAATTTCCCAATTACCTAAAAAGCTTTCTTAAAACTTGAATTATTAACTTCAGTCCCTATTTCATTGAACAATAAACCAAATGTTTTGGGTAAAATTAGATTTCTATCTATCTACCCATTCAATGTGAAAGAGAAGATACATTGATTAGTGACAGACTAAATAATGAATGAGTTTGTTCCTTAATAAAAATGAGTTACTCACAGCTTTCTGCTGGGTGTTAAGGAGGGCAGGTGACAGTCCCTCGGCTCTCTCCGGGTCGCTGGAGATGTCGTCCTCTGATTCCTCCCAGGAGGAGGAGAAGCCTGTGGAAGAGGCTGAGGAGGAGGACAGCTTCCTCAGGGCTCGGGATGATCTGGGGCTGTGCTGGGGCTCGCTGCTCAGATCACAGCCTTCTCCCTGGGCCTCCATCCCGTGGTCTGTTACTATGACGGCTGGGATGGTGGTCCCCACCTCTGGGCAGCTCCCCTCTCTGTCAGCCCATGCCGAGGCTGCTTGCAGCTGGGTTTCCATTGGCTCCGTTCCTGCCTTTGTCAGGCAGGTCTGGGCCCTCTCCACAGGGTGCTCACTGTCACTGCCTGCCAAGAAGCTGCCAATCCTCAGTGAACTTGGGGAGTGACTGCTTGCTGAACTGTCAGCTTGGGACCAGGTTCCTGCTGATTTCTTCACAAGCAGACTTCCCTGTTCTGTATTTGGGTCAGCCGTGCTATTTTCTATTCTGCCATTCCCAGTTACTCCCTGCTCCGAGCGGAGACACAATTTCCCATTCTGGAGTTCCTTGGGAATGCTTGGAGAGCAGTCTCTCTGTGGGGAGTTGAGTGTGGGCACCTGTGTGGGCTGACTGGCCTGGGAGGCAGGGCCGGTTCTGCGCGGGGCCCTAGGACTGCGCTGGATCTCAGCGTTCTGAACCTGGGTACGCAGGCCAGAGATCTGGGCCTCGAACAGACCCACCTTCTTGTTGACCTCCACATTCAGGAGCTCCCGGTGGATCTGCAGGAGCTGCACTGTGCGCTTCACCTCCCCGTTTGGGGCCTCATCATCTCCGTTGCTGCTGAGTCGGCGGACACGGTTGCCCACAATCACCCCCAGGGTATCAGGGTGGCGGCAAGGGGAGCGGGCCCTGGGGCTGCTGGGGCCTGGAGAGGGGGGAAAGACGAAGGAGCCCCCAGGGGAGCCAGGACTCAGGCTGCCAGGGCTGTAGGGGCCCCCTGTCACCAGGAGTTTGCAGTAGGTGGAGCGGTCTGGCACAGGGAGCACAGGCCTCCCAGTCCGAGGGCTGCTCTCACTCTTCAGATTGTTGCTATTCATCATAATCAGACTGCTCAGGGCATAAGCAGCCATAGTATCAGACTCGTACTGTCAGTATGTTCTCCCATCTAGCTCTAGTCCTGGTTGGTGCTCTGGCATCTACACACCACCATAGCATTTGATGGGGTATGTGAAAAGAGAGGTGGGATTTCCTGCTGAATCTTCTATGGAGGAGAGTTGTTGGAGAggaaaaacaaaacatagtcagTGAAAGCTTCAATAAAGGCTGAAATTATATGACGTGCATTTTAATGAGAATAAAGCTTATTTCCCACACTGTGGAGTGTGGACTAATGAGTGTGTAGCGTTCATTTTGTTCTACAAATATGACCCAGCAAATCCCTCACAAAGGTAGCATTCCTTCCCAAGGCAAGGCGGATTACTTGCCTATACAAGAAACAAATCAATGTTGCATGAAATACTAATGTGTTTGCTTTTTCTCTAGCTAAGAAAATACCCAGAGTTTAACTTTTGTTACTTAAAATGTACTGTAGGTAATGAGACACAAGAATAGATTTACTTGTTGCCATTAGTCTTAGAGAGAGATTCACTGTAGCTCTCTACCGTAAACTATATGTTCCTGAAATGGAATGATACGGCTATTTGGCCTTGCTCTTTTATGACGTGCTTGTCTACTCAGTTTTCTTTTTAATCTAGGGCAGCCCCCACATTTTGTCTGCGAATGAGGTCCAGCAGCGTTTGAGGAAATACAGTTTTAAGTCTTCTGCTGGACAAAATACAAAGTGTATTCCAAATACCTAAAACATATGCTTCTGAAGGAGAACTTCTGCACGGCCATGTATGTCTATGCTTCAGTGAGACAGAAATGTGATTAATAGCGTAATACTTTGACTGCATTCCTGAATCTTTATATCACATAACGTTGGTTTAGTTAACCTGTGACACAAAACAGTCAAAACAAATAATCCCATAACAAGGCTTGTAGGCTATTTTGAGAGTGAGTAAGCATATCCTGACTGAGCTCAAATGTAGGGATCTAGAAACAAGTATCCCACTGGGCatagatgtcaattcaacgtctattccacgttggttcaacgtaattacatagaaatgacgtggaaacaacattgattcaaccagtgtttgTCTAGTGGGatactgttactgtaggttaaCTGCAGTGACTAGAGTCTCTGGAAAATATGTGAATCATAATAAACATAAAAGACAGAAGGAAAGATGAAGTATAAGCTACATTTATATGAAATACTGCAAGATTAGTGTTTCagggggcagggagagaagaACACATCAAGTATTCCCTTTTAAGGGAAAAGAGCTGATGCAAGACATTTAAGAAGTATTGTTTAAAGGGCACCCTGGATCAGAACCCAGAAAATCATCATCCCTGCTGAATGTATGTTACACAAACAAGACATTCAAAATGATTCCCTGTATACTTTACCAGACAGAGTTGGGCATTGGATTTTCCTATGAATGGTTCTAAATGAGTTTTAGTTGCTTTGAAAATGGCACACTTGTCTATATTCTGCACAAGCCCACAGTAGATCTATATTGTTACACTGGCACACCATGGAACAACAATTCATTACCTTACAGAAAATACTACTGTTCACCTCAAACTGAAATGTTGGTTAACATGTGGCATAATGCTTGAATTACAGCTGCAGTGTGGCTCCCCACACAAGCCTCCCCAGTCCCCACCAtctggaggcagagaggaggaggagagccagGCAGGAGATGtcagccaggtagcctagtggttggagtgttgggccagtaaccgaaaggttgctggattgactccccaagctgacaaggtcaaaacctgttgttctgcccctgaacatggcagttaacccactgttccccggcaggccgtcattgtaaataagaatttgtttttaacttacttgcctagagaaataaaggttacatttatttAACAGGCATTCACAGGGACACCCCTGTGCCTGGCCAGGTGCCTGGGGACAGGTCAAATTCTGACCAACTACTTTCCGCCTTTCTCTCCCAGTCAGACCCACACCTCTCAGAGGCAAAGTAGCACTTCCAGcctctatagagggagtagaaCCTGTGATGGTTCCCATGAactctccatcacctccctggGACTTAGTCAGCATTGACTAACTCAAATTATTGTCTCTCTTTGTATGACCGGGCAACAAAAAATAATACATATGCAAACATCGCAaataaaagaaaaaaaacatgaggATTTGCCAAAGATAAATCGAGTCCGTACAATAAATGGACTGCGGTGGCTGTATTTCATTTGGGACTTGATTGAACTAATATTCAACGATTTACAagtttgttttgtttaatttatATATATTGTTTAACTTTGACAATAATTGGTTCATATGACATAAAGCAGATTCTCTCCAGTACAATAACTACATATCTCTGTCAAACACGTGGTAATCTATAGCTGCATGTGAGCTTTACTGCAAGCTCAACTTGCCATTGTTATAAAATGCTTACTGGGTTTGGATCATAACCATCATGACATTCTTTAGAAAATCCACATCAATAGTTTAGCTCATCTAATAACAAGAAGAAACCAAGAGAAAAAGTGCAGTAGTTTATAAGCCTCAACTATCATTAGTAATATTTTCTCTGACCTTCTTTGATacaatagcaataataataaatatatgtattattgttattattgatattattatGATCATTATCATCAGCAGTATCTGGGCTATATCCTTACAGTTGTTGTAACAGAGTTCCAAAATTGTTGATACATTGTAACAACAAAAACGGTTTGCTTTTTCCCTTGTTGTCAATAGCTAAATACAACAGTACCTCATATCACTTGTTAATTTTTCACATTTCTATCTTGGTGAGCAGCGTGGTTGTAAATAAAGGCTAAAAAGCTGTTATATAAAGAACGTTTTATCTAAATAGCTTTTACCAACGCCATTCAATTCATTCCGACAATTTGATTGGAAAGTTTAAAAAAGACTCCAAACAGACTCATTGGAGATGAGTGTCTTACCTTGTACTAACAGACACCTCGTCCTAATAGAAACCGCTCTATGAGTTCTGAAATATCGAACGGGTGGCTGTCCGACCAACCCGCAAAGCCGATGAGAATGTGTTCAGCACAGAGTGCTATCCAGCGCGTCTCAGAACATTCAATACCTGTTGAGCGAACTTCACACAACACGCAATCTTCTTATTTCCGGACAGGCAAAAAAGAAAGGCCAGTTCTCCCAGAAATTAACTTTTTCTCCCGCTGCGTGTCCAAAATACTTGCTCTTATGACCCTTTGAGTTCTTCAACACCTCGCTTCGGCGTAGTAGGCTACTAGGCTGTTGTTTGCTTAGTGTAGGCTACTACAAAAAGCAGGAAGGAAGTAGACACAGACAGTCATTACTACGCAACAAACAGCTTTTCTCCCAATTGCCTAGCAGGGAAGAAAAAAGCTTGATACGCACACAGCCCTAGGTTGAGACGTAACCGACGTTGTTTTGGGTTGTGTTTTTGGCTGGGCTAGTGCATCTGGATTGGGTCATCACATAATAAAACTTAATTGGAGTGAAATTTATTCAATAAACCCAGGATCATAATAATGAACGATAATGTAAAACAATATAACATTTTAGTAATATTAGTGATCTGGTATTATAGTCACATCACATTctgcatgtttgttctacattgTATAGCCACAAACCGTGCAAAAGGTGAAATGCTACCTGTCACTACAACGACATTTTATAACTTTATGGAGAATTGATCACTGTTCAATCAAACAGTGTTTTATTTACTTTATTCTAGATTTTAAAGCAAACGTTTTATTGAAAaaatattatataatattataggaCTACCTACAGTAAATATTTGCCTTTTTTTAAACTTGAGAATATCACTTCCTGCCCCTGCTCTTAGCATATCTTTAGCATATTGCTATTTACATGGCTCTAGGGGAAAGTGTTAATTTCCCTAATGGCCCTTATCAACCAAATCAGACCATACATTAATAATTATACATTGCTGTCTTGTAGGCAAGTTGTAAAACATTTTTCTCACAATTGTTATTTGAATAATTTATAATTAATTTATAATTTATGTTAGTCAATGTGATATCAATAACCATTTGAACCTTTTTGGAAGCCTCTGTATGACCCTTCAAACAGCATTGTGCAGAATGAGTGTGAAACAGATCTCTGTGAAATTCACATACTAACTTATCTATTTCGTAAATTCAATCAGTCATTTGCTGTAAAGCAGTCATTACTCACCCATTAAAAGTCTAGCTCATGATTGTGTAGCTCAGAGGACAAACCAATGACCAATGACCATTTAGTAGAAGGGAGGGAAGTGTGTCAGCTGGCATACTAAACTGGATGGAAAATGCTAGTGGCCTTTCTGATTTGAATGAGCCTGGTTCCCTGATAGTTGGTATGAAAATTAACTTTCCAGTCCCTTGAGATTTCAGACCAGGTTAGGTCATTGTGGCCCTCAAATTAAAATGATTGCCTCATGTTTGACCATTTTAGTGTTATCAGCATTTAACCATGTCTGTTAATGCACAATGTCCAGCGTGCAGCCCCACACAACTCAGACACTTTTATGAAGTTAATAAAGGGGGAAGATTTACACAAGCTTTAGACACATAGTCACAGATCTACCGTGGTGTTTACTTCAGTGAAACAGTTTAATAATAGTAGTCTCTGTTGCTAAGACAGAAAGATTGTATTAAAACACAGCATATAAACACTGGATcatttggggggaggggggggtgaatgtttgcatatgtgtgtgcgtgtgtgtgtgtgtgtgtgtgtgtgtgtgtgtgtgtgtgtgtgtgtgtgtgtgtgtgtgtgtgtgtgtgtgtgtgtgtgtgtgtgtgtgtgtgtgtgtgtgtgtgtgtgtgtgtgtgtgtgtgtgtgtgtgtgtgtgtgtgtgtgtgtgtgtgtggttttactatccttgagtcaaaaagtcctcacaaggatagtagaACAAGAAAACATTTGGACAAGTGAGGACATTTCAACAGTTCCCACAAGGAAAAAGgatattttaggcttaggggttaggtttaaggttagggtcacaattaggtttaggtttagggttaggggtaaggaaAATAAgatttgaatgggaatcaattgatTGGTCcaccacaaggatagtaaaacaaaaggAGGGGGTGAATGTTTGCATATGtacctgttggtgtgtgtgtgtgtgtgtgtgtgtgtgtgtgtgtgtgtgtgtgtgtgtgtgtgtgtgtgtgtgtgtgtgtgtgtgtgtgtgtgtgtgtgtgtgtgtgtgtgtgtgtgtgtgtgtgtgtgtgtgtgtgtgtgtgcgtgtgtgtgtaacctcAGTGTTCCCTACAACTGAGTCTGTGTCATGTTTACCTTACAAGTAGTCAGAAATTAACTGTATAATGGGTGTGTCTGTCATACACGGACATCAACATCATGAATACTTTCTAGACCCCATAAGGAGGGAAATCCTGAGGTGAACTTTGAGATACTAGCCCTGTGTGTCAATAAAGACCAATCACATGGAAAAACTATGGCTGCGAGGCACTACCCAGATCTGTTGTTTACTGAGGTAGTAAGAAAAATCTATATCCATCCCTGACCTATGCAGATGTTGGTGGTTATACATTTGTCAAATGTCAAGTAAAGTGCAATGTACATGGTCTCTCATTTAAGTCTACTTTTATCAATATATGTCATGGAGGGTGACTTTATCCTGTGAATGATCTAAAAAGAAATTAGATGCCAGGAGAGGGACTGTGAATTCATTTCTCAACTACCTGACTGATATAATTTCCTATGATCAATATGGTTATCAATCAACATGTTGGTTATTAATATGGTTATCAATCAACTGTTATGGCTACTGCATAAAAAAAGATACAGATGATGCAACACTATAAATATACTACATACAAATATGAACTGAATGAGAAGTGAGGTCAAACAAATGAAAAAGTGTAATCCACTTTCATAAATTATTCAAGTCCTTTCTCGCTAGCCTATATTTTCCACAGGTGATGTAATTTGCCAGTCACGTACGCCATCGCGTGACTGATATTGGTACAGCAAATGTGTAAACGTTTTTATAAGAGGAAAACCTTTGAAAAAAAATACTATTAAGTGGCAGTAAAAATTCACATAAAACACgtctttttaaaattatttttaaaaatcacTAACCAACCGGGTATATAATTTTATGCTCTACTACGATATTTCTGTAATATAACTAATAAGAGTAACTGATCATATTTGACTTGTTACTCTCTATTAGCCACATTTAGTTTGTGAACTGGGACTTTTTGACACATGATAGAGCAGGTCTAGCTATTGTTTTAAATATCACACTATTTACGTCGTGGATTATCATGTATACAATGTAGTACATTTTTACAATGTATCTTATTTATaagggtcgtcactagttaccacagccacaatcTCATAATccctgttctttctgttcttaaacatttattttaaatctaactttaaccacactgctaaccttatgcccaACCCTGGTCTCTTTTTTTCATACATTTTCAAGATATCGCCCATTTCGAGGTTCTGGCTGTGCGAGCTAGTGGAAACCACAGCTAAAACCGCCCTTATAACAGGAATCTGACTTTTCATTGGAGAGTACAACCTTTTCTTTGACAATTGACCAATGAGAGATCAGGATTCAGCCACCACCTCTCCAAAACAGACCGCCTCGATCAGGACACGACCAATAGAAGATGTTCAGAGGCGGGGTAAAATGCCTTTGACAATCACGGTTCTGAGTTGGTAAACAGCGTTGACCTCATGGTGGAAGACGACACACTGTTAGGGGACGAGGCTGCATAGCATTGAAAATAAATCCAGACATTCGTAATTACTGGCGGTAAGTGGGTTTTTTCTTTTATGACAAGTATGGTGCTTGGAATAATGGAATTAATACATATTGCTTCTTCCTAGTTTGACAATTTGGGCAGTGCATTGGTGAAAAAACGATGCGTCTCATCTGCCTTAGCGTGACCTAGCTAAACTATGGCTAACGTTAAAGTTATCAGAGTAACTAGCTGGATAGCTATCCGAATGTCAGTGAATACAGCATGTCTGAAAAGTGTAGTTTACTGACATTGTACCGAGATTGAATGCAAATCTGATGAAATCCAAATTTTTTAACTCATGATGCAGTATAAATCTTACAAAAAATTGAAGCAATTACAACCTGTAACTACAGGCATCAAACTTTCACGTGGATGCATGATCTGCTATCTGGCGTGACATTTAGCCAACGATAGGTAATTCATAAATGCTAATTTCCGCGTATATTTAAATCAGCTTGTAGAAGTGAATGACGTCTGTATTTTGAGAAAGTAAATGGGCAAAGTGAACATGAAGAAGAATCGTTTCCACTGTGTTGGTAGTTCTACCTGAAGGACAGCTCTCAACGGTCAGGAAGGGCTAGAAGAGGCGCTTGCTGGCCCGTAAACACAATTCTGTACCAGCGACAGCTGTGACACATGCACACCACATGCCTGGTTATTTTCAAAGTGGAGGGTACCTACAAGTGTGTCTGCTAATGGGCTGCTTTAccttattatttgtattattacaGTTTGTCCTTTACTGTGTTACTGAAATGAAGTAGATAGGCTGCTATGCAATTACTCTGTACAGTGTGAGGCTCTGTTTATGGCCTGCAGTTAGCTTTTCAGCTGAAAGTTGTTCAAGTCCTATACTTGACAGTTTTGTGGCTGCATGACTTTAATGATAAGACATTGAATCGTACAGTAACGTTACAGGCTGTAAATTGCGTACTGCAAACAGTTTGCTTGATTGGGTTGTTAACTTCTGCATTATTTTAATGGTTTGTAAACTTTTCTGGCAAGTATTTTTATCAACTGTTGCTTTTATCAATGTGACAAATAGAGCAAGCAGTGACCTAGTGCAATCATATCCAGTCATAGCTGCAGAGGAAATGTCTCACGTTGATTTTGGTGAAGAGGCCATTGTTGATGTGCAGAGCTAGGCACTACGTGGGTTCCTAGATTGGCAGGAACAATAGGAAAATTGTGGtgagttacagtgcattcggaaaaaaATCAGACCcgttggctttttccacattttgttacattacagctttgttctaaaatggattaaattattttcatcatttcacacaaataccccataatgacaaagttaaatgtataataaacagataccttatttacataagtattctgaccctttgagactggaaattgagctcaggtgcatcctgtttccattgaacatccttgagatgtttctacaacttgattggagtctacctgaaGGTCCCCCAGTTGtcagttcatgtcagagcaaaaaccaagccatgaggtcgaaggaattgtctgtagagttcagagacaggattgtgtcgaggcacagatctggggaagggtatgaaAAAATGTAATtagtggactccatcattcttaaatggaataagtttggagccaccaagacccttcctagaggAAGCCgctggctaaactgagcaatcgggagaagggccttggttagggaggtgaccacgaactcctctgtggagatgagagaaccttccagaaggacaaccatctctacagcactccaccgttcaggcctttatggtagtggccactcctcagtaaaaggcacatgacagcccacttggagtttgccaaaaggcatctaaatgactctgaccatgagaaacaagattctctggtctgatgaaaccaagatggaactctttgacCTAattgccaagtgtcacatctggaggaggCCTGGCACCATTtatacagtgaagcatggtggtggcaggatcatgctgtggggatgttttttcagtggcagggactgggagacgagtcaggattgagggaaagatgaacggtgcaatgtacagagagattcttgatgaaaatctgctctagagcgctcaggacctcagactggggcaaaggttcaccttccaacaggaaaatgaccctaagaacacagccaagacgacACAGGattgacttcgggacaagtctcaatgtccttgagtggcccagccagagcccggacttgaacccgattgaacatatctggagagacctgaaaatacctgtgcagtgacgctccccatcgaacctgacagagtttgagaggatctgcagaaaagaatgggagaaactcccctaatgtaggtgtgccaagcttgtagcatcatacccaggaagactctaggctgtaatcgctgccagagatgcttcaacaaagtactgagtaaaatgtTATTCAGTAGTTATGTAaatatattatttttaaataattaaACAGTTATCGGATAAGGCTGCAACATATTAATATgtggaaaggggtctgaataatttccaaatgcactgtaatttTGGATATTAGTGCAGGTGAATATGAACTGCACACATGGAGAATAACTTTTTCTACtgtgaaaaaatattttcagttagATTAGCTCTTCTATTTTATAATAAACTGTACCTTGGTAATATTCTAATGTTTTGCAAGAGATTGGAGCAATTATACACCAGCGTAGACTGAATATATTTGGTATCCGgttgttctggcaattctcacatagGAACTTCATTTGGTGGAAGGATATTTGACATACATACTTTTTACATTTGTGTCACAAACCATTTTTGAGAAAATTATGATGGAAGTGGACATGTTTAGACCTATAAGCCTTCATGCCTCCTGTAAAACCCTATGATCtgtacatgatacagacatcTTGGTGTCATTATACTCTTATTGTGTGCTCCCAAAAAATTGAGTATGTCAAGTTGTATTTCAGAATCTAttcacattcatttattcaacatGATATATTAATATCTCAAAATGAACCTTTTTTTATTTGGCCTCTTTAGACGTTTGGatatctaaaaaatatatatatagtttagtTCCCTGTAATATGGATATCTTCCATACAGGATGTATAGCTATAAAGGGGAGTTGAGTAAACTCTGCTGCCTTGAAACGTGACATAGCTAGACGACATTAGCTACGTTTTATCAGAGTAGCTGGACAGCTTATCCGAATGTCAG is from Oncorhynchus gorbuscha isolate QuinsamMale2020 ecotype Even-year linkage group LG14, OgorEven_v1.0, whole genome shotgun sequence and encodes:
- the itpkb gene encoding inositol-trisphosphate 3-kinase B produces the protein MAAYALSSLIMMNSNNLKSESSPRTGRPVLPVPDRSTYCKLLVTGGPYSPGSLSPGSPGGSFVFPPSPGPSSPRARSPCRHPDTLGVIVGNRVRRLSSNGDDEAPNGEVKRTVQLLQIHRELLNVEVNKKVGLFEAQISGLRTQVQNAEIQRSPRAPRRTGPASQASQPTQVPTLNSPQRDCSPSIPKELQNGKLCLRSEQGVTGNGRIENSTADPNTEQGSLLVKKSAGTWSQADSSASSHSPSSLRIGSFLAGSDSEHPVERAQTCLTKAGTEPMETQLQAASAWADREGSCPEVGTTIPAVIVTDHGMEAQGEGCDLSSEPQHSPRSSRALRKLSSSSASSTGFSSSWEESEDDISSDPERAEGLSPALLNTQQKAHKSWKKIKNMVHWSPFVMSFKKKYPWIQLAGHAGSFKAGANGRILKKHCDCEQRCLDWLMNDVLRPYVPAYHGDVEKDGEKYNQMDDLLSEFDLPCVMDCKMGVRTYLEEELAKARKKPSLRKDMYQKMVEVDPLAPTPEEQEQQAVTKPRYMKWRETISSTATLGFRIEGIKKEDGTVNRDFKKTRSREQVTEAFTDFVKGNQNILNCYLDRLKEIMNTLEISTFFKTHEVIGSSLLFVHDKREQAKVWMIDFGKTTPLPEGQVLSHRATWEEGNREDGYLYGLDHLIDILTQMVVTPEPDSL